ACTTGCATGTTTATTAAACATAAACCCACTGTAACTATTTTCTCGCATATTCGATatgttccttttttttcttctttttcagaaaaaatctTAGGCATATGTGAGTGCACTTGCTACTTTGCATGCAAATTGTTATCATTGGATGCTCAAATATCAGGTGTTGTTTTATGCTTATGATAGGGATATATAATTTGAGAACTaacaatatatatgtatatatacatacacacacagacATATGCATTATTGAATACAGGCTGATTGTGACTATATTTTGGCATGTGTTTCCCATGTCATCTGGCTGTTCTCTTAGATAAATAGACATTATTTACAAATTATACTCTTGGGCATATCTGAGTTCACATGCTACTTTGTGTATGGATGCATGGCTTGGATACTCAAAAATCGTCTTATAGAGATACAGTTTGATGGTTGATATGTGTACATATTATTGGAGATGAACCAATTATGACTATGTCTCTGCAGACAATTCCTTTGAGAGAAGATAGATAAAAGATtgcatcttaattaaattttagaaaaataagtgaaaatatttttcaagcaaGACGAAGGATGGTAGAAGCCACACCTAATGCTTTAGCATTTGATATATAATAGAGATTGTTGGTTCTGATTAATGATGTACACTTGGCATGCAGCAAGATTATGGTGAGTCCAGTAATATTTCTTACAAGATGGATCTTCTGTGGTAAAAATTATAATGTATGGGTAAGTACATATATTCTCATTTCGAAGATATGCACACTTTAAGCTAATAATTTTCTCCAACATGCATGAGTTATTGGTGAGATTCTACTCCAAGATACTAGTCCATAAAGGTATGCCCACCTTTATAGAATTCATTGATCATTAGAAGCTTACAGCcttgtaaccaaaaaaaaaaaaagaagcttacAGACTGCAAATTATCCATATTTTCAGTGTCAATTTGATGATATTGGAAATAGATTTAGACTTGAGCCAGATAACAACTTAAGAAGAAGCCTAACTAAATAGCTAAGTCTAGACCAAATCACATAAGAAATGTATATATACACCCAATTTATGTGATTTGTGATCTCATTCACTCGTGCGATATAAATGATCTTCCTGCGAGCTAGGCTTAACTTTTCAAGCTAGACATGAAATTTGGGTCATAACTTTCTTTTGTGTATGGTTCTagccacaaattaatttgttggtTCCAACTATTTTTAGCGAAGTTTCTCTCACAATGGTTCATGGCTTCAGAAAAATGGAGCAAAGAGCAAGTACTCAACCAGAGAGCGTGGATAAACCAAAAGCTCCTTTTGTTTGGTAGGTTGGTGATACCAAATCACCTACCTAACCCATTACCATGGTTCATTAAGATAATGCGTAAATTTTTGTTTGGTGGGTTGGTGATATCAAATCACCTGCTTAATCCATTAGCATGGTTCATTATGGTAATGGGTAAATTTTTGTTTGGTAGGTTGGTGATATCAAATCACCTACTTAACCCATCACTAAGGTTCATTATGGTTTGGGTAAGTGGGCCTATAAGGACAAGGATTCATgtaggcaatctttttagaaaatcaCTACCAAACACTAGATCTTTCTTGGTAAGAAGAAAAGAGTCAGGTTCCACTACGGTATTCATGAAGCATCGTACTATGTGGTGCATCGCACGATGGATGGCTGCATGCGGCTATGCACAGTGTGCATCGTATGGCCCGCATCCGCATGTGGCCATCATCGTGCAATGGATGGTGCGTGCGGTAATTATACCATGCGATGCACTACAGAGGATCCAcgctcaagaaaaaaaaaaaaaaaaaagagatctgaGAATGCTCTCTTGTTCCCTATCTCTAACCATAATATCCCTTGCATGCAATAACATTAGGCCTAGGGATGTGGACATGCTTTAAACCACCAGCACGCATGGTGCTGTGTCCCAGTTCTACCACCAAAGCAGCCACTTCCTTCTCAACAGCATATGCCCATCAGTGAAATCCAAAGGCCCTATTATGTGGATTCCACATATAACGAATTCATTAGTATAAGCGAAGCCAAAAATTATAAGAGCCTATTTGGATATTCCTACAAGAACATCTTGTAAGACATCAGGCCTGTTGGCCTGTCCAACCTGCAGTTTTCTGAGGGCTTGCTGAAGTCTTAGCCTAAATCCCAATCCATGGACCCAAGGATCTGCAGGATAAAAAAAGGACCTATTAATGTCTTTAATATAGCTTATATTAAAATAGGCCACCGAATCCACGAATCTAGTAGGAAATCTAGCCTAATCCTGTTGGATTCTGCAAATAGGTTCTGAATAGATGAACAATACAATCCACTTATGTGGAAGATATGCTCAAATGTGTCCTGTAAATGGCAGAAAGGTGCTAGCATACATGAGTGTTAGTAAATGTTATTCTGAACATGAATAAAAGAATCAATCATTGTGTCTATCTACTGATCTATCCTTTTCTCTCCATCCAGCTGGCAGATACTAATGCTTGAATATGAGTGTCATATAATGGACCCTCCTATTATAGAAACAGAACCCACCATGAATCCAACCAAAAAAAAGTGAAAAGCCAAGGCAAAATAAAAAGGCAATATACTGGATAGATGACGAATATTAGGCACTCAAAATTCCCTTCTCATAACAAGCATGAATGCTCCATTGAATCCAGTCTTTTTGTTCCATCCAGGTAATGAAGTAGGAAGAATAAATATATTCTTACTCTGATGTTTAGAGTTGCTTTTAGATTTCAGAACAAACCCTAGCCAACATGTGTTATCTTTGCCTCACCTTCTATCTCGAGGTTTCTCTAGCATGTGTTCCACCGCGTCCAGACATCTAATGGTACCATGGCTACCAGCTGAAGATTCAAACATTTCCCCTGATAAGTTCAGCCCCCATCACTTTAGTGTTGGAACAGGGCTTTAAGAAATCCTGATATAATTTAAAAGGTAAACAAAAGtaataaaattttgttataaaagATTATAAATGACTTAAAAGAAGATAGCAAATCAAAATTGGAAAGAATGGAAGTATGTTGGATACTGTCCAAGACATATTTCTATTTCTCATGTAGAAAATATCTGAAAATACCATCCCAAAATACGACGGCATTCTCTGCCTGTGTGCACCATGATTGAGGAGATCGATGAAAACTTTTTCGGCATCCAAAAAAGAAGATAAATAttgtagtagaaaaaaaaatattggagaaagctttgaaagaagaaaagaaggcccTTGAATTGCTTAGGTCCAAGAGGATCTTTTTATCACCAACCAATACGATTGTTTATGACCATTGGGATTTTTATTGACCCATCAAGGCTTTTAATAAGACGTCCAATGGTTAGAAAATAAATAGAAGATTAAATGCATATGACCGTTTGGTAATTAAGAGTCCAAcggtcaaaaattaaaataatgataatGAAGAAGTTAATGGCACTATAAATATTTAAacgataaaattaaaaaataggaTTAAAATACTTGGAGggagattttagaaaaaaattgagtttttttttttggatttcgtACAACAATCCTCCacaaaattcaatttttttaaaaagattataaaataaaatatataaatttcagGGTGCTTATATTATACAATGGGTAAGATGACTTAACTTTATTTGCtgtgaataatttttatttgaaggaATTGGAATAACTCAGATCTTAAATTACCTTTCTTTGATCCAAAATTCAATTACCACACATATAGTATAGAATTCTCCATCACGAGTCTGTGCATTAGTGGCCTTACATATGCATCTTAATTTTTTATGAGAGTTACTAGAAATAGCCCATATCTTATATCTGCGGTTATGTACAGATATTCTCATATAAGTGAGTCCTTTCAAGGATGTGTGTAGTGTCACATCTCGAATCTCATTCAGAAATAAACTCTTTCTAACTACTACATAGGAGCATTAGTCACCATAGGGATGGGATGGAGTCTATGACTCCTATATTTGATAAACCACATATGCTCTCTAACCAACCAATCAGCTTGTTAATACCACATTGAATCTCCTTCCAGGAATCTCCTATCATAGAGTTGGATTTCCATTGATGAAAGATCCTTTATAGACTAAGCTCCATTCCCCTCGATGACTGTAGGACCTTGgtcttatttaaatattttatatgacaGATTGATAAAAAGGGTCTCTCCCTCATAATTTTTAATGAATTTATAATTTTGGAGTTTATGACGTCGATATTATTGTGTGGAGAGCACATTGTGGTCTATTTATTTGAATGCTGGCCCAATGATAGAATTTGCGGATGTTCATACTAATGTGTATAAATATGGACCATGTTGCCACTATGCTTTATAGATGCCTTTTTAATTCTCATATCCTAGATGTATTGTATTCTACTTTTCAGGATAAGTGTATAATTCACAATGACATGTGATGCCTCATGCCAAGTTTAATCAACATTGCAGCTCTTATGCCCTTAATAATTGATTAAAGCTTTGTATAAATCATAATGGAACTCTTTCAAATCCTACGTTCTGCAAATAGTCTTTTTCCAGTAAGAATGTGCAAAAAAATAGTGCAAGCATAATGATTTGtcttattatcaaataaataGCTTATTGCATGTCATGCACATGATTATTGTCACCCCTATAGAATCTGTAGCGAATTCATATCACCATCTCATGGAGCATATTCTAATTCTCTAAGTATGATAACCACAACAGATGGTTTTTttcagaacaaaaaaaaaaatgggaaacAGGACATCAGGACAAGCAAGTTAGATTGGACATTTATAAATCAATGGCGATGTACATGCCGAAAAATACAGCATGAATGTGATCTTCAAAATGGCCCTTTTATGGATGGTTGGATTAAGTAGGTTATGCTCCAACAATTCATACGTACAAAACAGAGCTTCAGCCTCAAAAGTGTCAAAAAATCATGCCATTAAATGAAACTTATATCATGCGGTGATGATTCTAAAACTTCTTAATATAACAGTTGTATTTGCTaccaaaaaattcaataaataatAGAAACCTATATGTATGGACTGATAGAAGTAAACTCATCAAAAAAGTTCTTTTAAATGATAGAAAATTATGAGTTTCATGAGAAGAGAGTAAAGAACAAAGTCATATTCTAGAGCTTTTgtgtttagcaagaaataaatcaTAGACAAAATATAATGAAACTAGCCATCTCAAAATTTGCAGCTGTTTCCAAAGGTAAATCTTTCTTTATGGGATATATTGACTGAACCGGGAGCAACTCTGAAAAAAGGAATGGGTCTGAAGACCACCCTCTAgctttttatatgatatttacaCGTCACCAAATCCTCATAGCTGGCTGTACTTAAAGGAGTGTTGCATCCTCATAACTGGATGTTGAAGGAGTGCGACTAGGGTGTAGATGAGCTTACTGAATTGTTTTGAGAAAAGAATAGACAGCATTATGACAATCATATAGCAAGGTGATGGATTGCCAATTGTGCTCAATAACACGAACTTATTATTTTCCAATAATCAAAGCGCAGAGATCAAATCAGAAAACCAACTGGTAAGGTTCAGATTTTGTCACATTCAACATAATATCCAAGTcagatttatttattatataatagtGTATATAAACCAGTACCATGTTatatatcatttttattttatctcaAGATCTTTTAAAACTTTAAATGGATCTAATGCAACACAGATACCTCAACTGTTGTCTAAAGTTTTAACTTCAAGTTTGCAGGCTATCATTTCAAGCTTATTGACAAAATATCCAGCTGCATGTGCTAACATCACAGAATTACTAAATGCTTTTAACTCACATGAAAAGATAATGTCATTTCAAATAACATTTAAACTATGCTAATATGTGAACTGTACATTCATACTTCCTGATTGATTATGTCATCTACGGTAGGAGTTCTGTTATGTTGTACCTACATATCTCACAAACCATGGAATGCAAAAAATAGGTTCATAATAGCAGCCATATGGTAGCAATAAGTTTGAGATGGATGTGAGTGCAAGAATAGATTGATTTCTTAGACCATCCAAATGGTAAAATACCCCAGAGAGTCTAACTTCTAATATAGTTGGAAAGCAAAATATACTCAAGTGATTTAGCAACATATAAGAAATTAAACAGTCATAGAGGATTTAAATTTGCAAGTGTCAGTCAATCATAAGGATATTGCTTTATGAAGTTTACTAAGATGATTGAATATCTTTTTAGTTAGACTTGAGAACCTATTATTCAAAAGAGAGCAATCTATTATTATGTAAATACTTCAAGCAGGAAAAGCTCATACATATACCTAATCAATGATCAACTAAATATATTAGAGTTCATTGTAGATTAAAGATCAGTACATAGATCTTAGAGTGCATGTACGTATAATCAGATCTTGTGTTCATAGATTTGTTGCTATTGACAATACAAGtatatcctatatatatatatatatgtatattagctGATCAGAATCACTCTATATCAAAAACCAACCACATAGCACATAtgtacacacgcacacacacgcacacacaactGGAATTAAATTTTGTTCTttgatttaataaatatttaattggtTAAGGTAGAAAGTAATATTTGTCCATGAAAGAAATATGCCTTAGATTGTTGGAACAGGGCTTTAAGAAACCCTAATACAATTTAAAAGATAAACAAAAGTAATAAAACTTTGTTATAAAAAAACTATAAATGATTTGCAAAAGATAGCAAATCAAAATCGAAAAGAATTGGAAGCACATTGGATATCGTCCTAAGATGTATTTCTAtttctcatgcaagaaatatTCGAAAATACCATCTCAAGATACGACCAAAATCCTCCGTCTGCAAGCACGACTATGAAGGAGGTTAATGAAGATTTTTTCAGCAtctagaaaaaaaagaataaatattgCGGTAGAAAAGAGAAGTAttggaaaaaatttgaaagaagaagaagagaaagctcTTGGATGGCTTGCTTAAGTCCTAAAGAAGTCTTTTTATAGCTAATTAATATAACCATTGGGGTCTTTATTGATCCATCAAGGCTTTTAATAAGACATCTAAtggttagaaaataaaaaaaagaattaaatGCATGTAACCATTTGATAATTAGGAGCTCAacgatcagaaattaaaataatgataataaaaaaattaatgacatcatgaatatttaaataataaaattaaaatacaagattaaaatatttaaatgaagattttaagaaaattttgaattttttttttaaatttctttcaaCACTTAGAACTTCACAATAATGATAATAATTGATTGTGACCAGAAACTGCACGTGTTAGAAGCTACATTGGTCCAAAGTCAAGATTCTCCCATTGAACCTATAATACAAACCAACAAGCCCGGGAGCCTATAAGTGGGAAAAAAATCCTATCAATTATATAATCAAACATCACGATGAGCTTGATACTGCAATATCCCTCAGTTCGTATGGATCATAGATCGGATCTATTCTGATACCATTTCTAACAACCCAATCAAAATTATtagtcaaaaaaaatattatttgaatgttTCAGTCGTGTATAAATATTCAAAAGGTTGACTAAGCTCAAAtcgatcgaatttggattcaaattCGATCAGATTCTCCATCATCCAATCCGCATGGATCTCCATgcaacaaatcaaaaagttgataGCCATTTTTCCATCCATTTGGAtttgaaaaaaagtaaaaaaaaaaaaaaagagaacgtgTCATTAAATTGGATGGGATAGGGCATGGAAGCCAATGCACACTGGGGGATGGAATCGAGTTTGTATTTGTTCTGAAATATTTCTATTCATCACCATAGAATCTAGTGTGTGTGCGCATATATATATGAAACAAAAACTGAGAGAAAGTATTTAGCAAGTTAAGCTGTCCATGTGAGCATCAACTTATCACTTATGAATACCACGTGGATCAAAAGAAATCtacaaaatattattaaattaaatgaaaaaaaatattacagtaTTAAATGACTGAATTAAAACCTATGTATGCAAATTGAATGATGTGATTAAagcatgatattattatatttttgcaaTTAAAATCTATTCATATATGTAACCGAAAATATGGATTGATATTAAGAATTTAGATGGACATTATGTTGCCATATTGATTTATTAGTCCAaggaataattaattttaaaaaataatcaatggTATGACCTAGAATCCACGTACAATGTGCGGGCTCAAAACTAGTTTAGATTATTGTGAAAAGTTTCTATTTATTTGTtctaaaaatatttgtattttgttctaaaaatatttatatttattttgaatggaTCTTTATTTATTCCATATGAAGTGTTTGTTTATCTttcatagtttgtatttattataaaaaataaaaaaaataacttagtATTAATACGGATAAGATTTTATGGGCTAAATAGAAATGCTTCTGAATAAACATAAATTTGGCCTCCAACTCTTGGTATACTTGGGCTTTCGTCCCATCTATATTAATGGCGCATGAGATTTTGTATCATCtacattaataatttattttttaatattttttaaattcaaatggatgaaaaattaattattaatttttttatttttttgcatagaGATCTATGGGGACCAGATGGATCGGATGAtagaaaatttgatcagatttgaAGGTAAATTCGATCAATCTAAGCTgagtttattttcaaattcaaaattcatcaGAAATTAAAGGTGCATTTGgttacatttttttatttttaatttttaatttttaaaaaatattttttattttttttaatttttgttattgattaaaagcaaaaaaaataaaaaatatgtttggtaactacgttgctTAAAGTAAAAAGCAATATTTGGGGATGACAGGTGAAGAGCTTGATGAGAGAGAAGGGTTTgaaaagggagggagaagggTTCGGAGAGGTGAAAAGCTCGACGAGGAAGAAGGATTCaggctctttactttttggtttggtgTTTTAGACGTggggaaataaaaaaaaaataaaaaaataaaaaaataaattatgaaaagcaaaaaaattttgctttatatataaaataattattttgatttttttgattttgattttttattttttcatgatgttaccgaatattattttttattttttattttttaaaaattaaaaataaaaaaaatatattctttcaATGGCTAATCAAACGCACTCTAAATGCAAGCTCACTCAATGCTCTTGACCCTGCGGTACCGTTTCGCCACACATTTCCCTGTGTGGCGCCACCAAAACCACACATCCATGCATCCAATGATCCGACACCCTTTCCGCGGCCCACCAATATCAACCACCAAAACCGAAATATCTCTACAGGGCTTCATTCCCTTCCTCTCCTGTTGAAAGCACCAATTTCTGGTACCGTCATCTTCGTTAGACTAAAAAATTAGTCCCATATCACTAAGCATATCAAATCTCTGGAGAGCTAAATCTAAATGGCATGGGCTTCCACCACCATTTCTCATCACAAGGTGTTGGAGGTTTTCagttcttctcttcttcctcccctggGATCTTGAGTTCTACTTTCTAAGTTTTTCTTAGAACGGTGTTGGCAGCTGCAGGGTGGATTCCTTCAAAAGGTTGTGTGCCGAAAGAAGGAGAAGGATAGGGATCGGGATAATCACTACCCATACAAAGTTGTCGAGATTACGCCCCCGCCGAGGAGCCTCGGCGTCCGCTGCTTCCCTCTGGTATCCATGTGATTTCTGCTTTGCTTTCCGTCAAAAAATTTCATTTTTTAACTTGTTTAGCAGCTGCAATTTAAGAGATTGGTTGGTTTTGTCTCTGTACCCATGCAACAAATGCTTTTAATTGTATGCATGATAATCTTTTTTCCTGGAAATATATAACCGTATGACTGAATATTGTGCTTGTTCTAGAGGTGCGGTAATGTGGTACCTGGGATTTGATTGAAATTGGGAAGGAATTTGGGGCATGTTTGGTTTGGGGAGTTAAGACATTAGAATGGAAAAGGAAATGGATGACTCCTATTCAGCCGTTTGGTTGGGAAGGGTCCCATTTCCATTCCGATTCCAATGGGGAATGGGAATGTCCCAATCCCCCGAAACCCAATCTTTCTCTCTCACCTAGGactcaaatttaattttgattctgattccaaTCACGAACCAAACACGTGGGGGATATGGTCATCGATTCTATTCCAGTTGCAAACCAAACATGCCCCGTAGTGGTAGAGGCGAACTTACAAATTTGTAAGGTGATTAGTTTTCTAGACTCTGGAGCTAAAAGAGTGGTCCTGTTCTTGTCTCAAGTCCGAGCTACTTCTGCAAATTCATCCTTGATGATTACAGAGGAGTCGGCCCATCAAAATTGagatataaaatatctttttgctTGAAAGTGAAATGCTTATTAGTGATATCATGTGTTGTCACTCtaattgagatatattttttattttattaataaaataaaagcaATGCCAAACAGCCCTCAACTAATTCTATTTTCACTCTAATGTGCACATTTATGTTTGAATCCGGCTGTTAGTTCTTTGATCGAATGCTTAACCCATCCAGTCCACAAGGttactttatgaaatttttagttGTTCCTAACTTTATAAATTCTTGATTTCCCTTTGATCATTTAAATACTGTTCTGTATTGGTGAGTATAAAAGATTGAACCATTTGGAAACAACTCTAGAGTTCCTGTAAAGTTGGTGACGAATGGATGTGGTGGTAAGAAAAATAACATGATGTGATGTGCAGGTCGATATTTGCAGATTCTGCTAGAATCGGCAGTAACCCAATATGATATATTCTTTTGTGCTTTGTAATAACAACATGTGTCTTAGTTGCAACTACCCATGACATCTGCTTTAGCACTGAGTGCAGTTAGCTACTGAAATTGGATGTTGTGTATAAAGTCCCCCCATCCCTGAAACACATGCATGCACCTGCTAACATGAAAATAGGGCAAAAAAGCTAGGAAGTTTCAGCCACATCTATTCCTGGAGAAACACCTCAAGCTCTTTTGCCTCTCTTAAATAATAGGCATGCAAGATCTTTCCTAGACAAGGTATCCCTAATCCTCCAGCTCCTATTTGTTCCCACCAGCATGGATCATGCACTAATAACAACTGGCCTTGTCAAAAATATAATGTCATAGCAATGTTGCCCAAATGAAATCTTGACTAGAAAGCCTTGTACGGTCCATACAGGTTCGTTGTAGAACAGTCAATAGCAGATAAATTAGAAGTAACATCTACGACCTTTAGCACAATATTTGGTGAATGGAGCACAATCCAAAGCCAAAACTTGGGAGTTTTGTCATGCATCACTTATTAATTGGCCATGTATAGCAGTCTAGTATATTTACAGCGTACACCTCCTATATGGTTGCCAGAGTTGCAGGACAATATGCCTCTGAATTTGTAATTGCAAAGAGATGTATGCCAGAAATGGAAAGCTGCTGATCCTAGTGAAGTGGATAGTTCACAGTGCTCATTCTAAGTCAAAATGGCCATGACAACAAAAGGAAGATTCAAATTAAACCTTTTTAAGAAATAAAGTTTTTGATCGGAATACGCAAGGGTAGGTGGAAAAGGTGAAGAAGGAAACGAGTAGCACATACACCCTAGTGCATGTTCCTTGACGCTGAGGACATCCTCTAAGAGTGGGagatttcacttaaaatttcgtGTATGATATCCAAATCAACATAATAATATTATGCCAAATAATTACCACTGATATTTTTTCCTCTAGATTTTCAAGCTCACAAgtgtaataaataaaataatagttgATGTCTTCAAACTGGCTGTAAACAACTGCAGTGAACTTGACTCAGTTTAGTCAATTGTAGTGTATAATCCTTCGAGCAAAATCAAATTGTAAATTCTCGTATACTGTctacatttatttttatgtcaccatATGTAATTTACAAGATCACAGCAGCTTGATGCTGATTGCAACATCACCTAAGATGTTGGAAAAGTTCTTAGTCACACTTCTCTTTTTGCGAAACGAAACAATCAATAGTGGCTTCATAAACGCACCTATGATTGTTTAACATTGACTAGGGTGCTGTGGCAACCATTGGCATTATGCTACCATAATATTGTGCCTGCATCATGCTTGTCTCTAGTTTATCATGCTTATTGCCTGTGTTAAGTGCATCCCTTGATTCCCTATTTTAAAGGGAGCTCGTCTGCCTCTACGTATTTGCAGCATCATCCAATTATGCATCATTACCACCATCTACCACTTTTCTTTGTCTATTGTTTAATTTTGAAAACAATAAATGCTTTCTGGTTCTCCTAAAGAATTCTATCAtgcattcttttttatttttccttgATAATTTCTCT
Above is a genomic segment from Elaeis guineensis isolate ETL-2024a chromosome 1, EG11, whole genome shotgun sequence containing:
- the LOC105038738 gene encoding uncharacterized protein isoform X1; this translates as MGFHHHFSSQERCWQLQGGFLQKVVCRKKEKDRDRDNHYPYKVVEITPPPRSLGVRCFPLNIHCGESVTIEGQAYTVSAVTHRYQLRKGKYEPSEKRLDVQSTGRYILNLYLENLLEKS